One Arcobacter sp. FWKO B genomic window, AGGAAAATGATATATATATGATAGGTGATACAAAACTTGATTTGATTGCATCAAAAAATGCAGGTATAAATGGGGTTGGAGTTTTAAGTGGATATGGCACTAAAGAAGAATTACAAGAACATAGTGAATGGATTTATAATGATGTACTTGATGCTGTAAGATTTATACAGAGCAAATATATATAAATAATAAAAAACTATGAGGATTTTTGAATATAATAAAAATTTTAAAGTAAATATTAAAAATTCTTATAAGATTTATAACCCCAATTTTATGAAGTTTTTTATATTTTATTGAATTTTGTCATAATTTTGTGGATATTAGTTTTTTTTCAAAGTTTTTTCTAAGCTCTTTTTACATAAAATTGGGCAGACAATAGTTAGTGTGTCTAAACGAACGGATTTGCTACAATTTTTTTGTAGTAAAAACAACAACAAGCCCAATTTTAGGCTTTCTTTAGAAACAGAATTCGCGTATTAAAGTTTTATTTTATGCGGGGTATGTGGTAATAAATAAATTTTTAGGAGCGAAAATGCTAGAAATTAGATGGCACAGCCGTGCTGGTCAGGGAGCTGTAACAGGAGCAAAAGGTCTTGGTTCAGTTATTGCAAAAACAGGTAAACAAGTACAAGCGTTTGCGTTTTATGGTTCAGCTAAAAGAGGCGCATCAATGACTGCTTACAATAGAATTGATGATCAGCCTATATTAAACCATGAAAAGTATATGAGACCAGATTATGTTTTAATTATAGATCCAGGTCTTGCGTTTACAGATAATATAACAGCAAATGAAAAAGAGACGACAAAGTATATTATTACTACACATTTGAGTAAAGAGGAACTTATTCCTTTAATCCCTGCATTAAAGGGTAGAGAAGATAGAGTATTCGTTGTTGATTGTATAACAATTGCTACTGAAACTATTGGAAGACCAATCCCAAATACTCCAATGCTTGGTGCTTTAATGAAAGTTGACGGTATGTTTGACATAGAGTATTTTAAAGAAGCTATGCAAAAAGAGCTTAAAAAACTGCCACAAAAAGTAAAAGATGCAAATATGATCGCTATTCAGCGTGCATATGATGAAGTAAGATAAGGGTCTACAATGAGTACAAAAAGTATAAAAGAAATGGGTTGGGACGAGTTAGTAATCGGTGCAGCTGTTTATTCATTTGAAGGTACTATAAACTACAATGTAGCTGAGGTTTTACCTGAAGATAGACACTATGCTGAAACAAACTCAAAAATGGCTTATGTTGGTGACTGGAGAGTTTTTAAACCAGTTTGGAATAGCGAACTTTGTATTGATTGTCAAAATTGTTGGCTTTACTGTCCAGATACATCAATAATATCAAGAGATAAAAAAATGGTTGGCGTTGATTATGATCACTGTAAAGGGTGTGGGATTTGTGTAGAGGTTTGTCCTACTAATCCAAAGTCACTTCTGATGTTTGCAGAACAAATCAAAAACGAAGAGGCCCTAACACAATGGCCAGAAAAAACTAAAGGTGAGTAACAATGAATAAGAAAATTATGGATATCGATAGTGTAGAGGTTTGGGATGGCAATATGGCTGCAGCTCAGGCTCTTAGACAAGCTGATGTTGATGTAGTTGCAGCTTATCCTATTACTCCATCAACTCCAACTGTTGAGAATTATGCTGGATTTCATGCAAATGGTTATGTAGATGGTGAGTTTGTTATGGTTGAGAGTGAGCATGCGGCAATGTCTGCTTGTGTTGGTGCAGCAGCTGCTGGTGGAAGGGTTGCAACTGCGACTTCAAGTCAAGGTTTTGCACTTATGATAGAAGTTTTATACCAAGCAAGTGGTATGAGATTACCTATTACTCTAGTACAAGTAAACCGTGCTTTAGCAGCTCCACTAAATGTAAATGGTGACCACTCTGATATGTATCTAGGAAGAGACTCTGGGTGGATTAATACATGTGCATTTTCTCCTCAAGAGGCTTATGACTTAACACTTTGTTCATTTAAAATTGGTGAGCATTTAGATGTAAGACTTCCAGTTATTGTAAACCAAGATGGATTTATGACTTCACATACAGCACAAAATGTAATAACACTTGATGATGAGACTGCTGATAAGTTTGTTGGACCATATAAACAAGTAAATGCAATGCTTGATTTTTCTAAGCCTGTAACTCATGGTGTACAAACTGAAGAAAATTGGCATTTTGAACATAAAGCTAAGCAACATGCTGCTTTAATGGCTTCTACAAAAGTTATAGATGAAGTATTTGCTGAATTTGAAAAAGTTAGTGGTAGAAAATATAATAGATTAGAAACTTATA contains:
- a CDS encoding pyruvate flavodoxin oxidoreductase subunit gamma; this translates as MLEIRWHSRAGQGAVTGAKGLGSVIAKTGKQVQAFAFYGSAKRGASMTAYNRIDDQPILNHEKYMRPDYVLIIDPGLAFTDNITANEKETTKYIITTHLSKEELIPLIPALKGREDRVFVVDCITIATETIGRPIPNTPMLGALMKVDGMFDIEYFKEAMQKELKKLPQKVKDANMIAIQRAYDEVR
- a CDS encoding 4Fe-4S binding protein is translated as MSTKSIKEMGWDELVIGAAVYSFEGTINYNVAEVLPEDRHYAETNSKMAYVGDWRVFKPVWNSELCIDCQNCWLYCPDTSIISRDKKMVGVDYDHCKGCGICVEVCPTNPKSLLMFAEQIKNEEALTQWPEKTKGE
- a CDS encoding 2-oxoacid:ferredoxin oxidoreductase subunit alpha; the encoded protein is MNKKIMDIDSVEVWDGNMAAAQALRQADVDVVAAYPITPSTPTVENYAGFHANGYVDGEFVMVESEHAAMSACVGAAAAGGRVATATSSQGFALMIEVLYQASGMRLPITLVQVNRALAAPLNVNGDHSDMYLGRDSGWINTCAFSPQEAYDLTLCSFKIGEHLDVRLPVIVNQDGFMTSHTAQNVITLDDETADKFVGPYKQVNAMLDFSKPVTHGVQTEENWHFEHKAKQHAALMASTKVIDEVFAEFEKVSGRKYNRLETYKMEDAEVAIVALGTTYESAQLAADKMRAQGIKAGVVAPRVLRPFPLEELAATLQNVKAIACMDRSAPGGTVGALYNEVCGALFNTPARPVVSNIIYGLGGRDMTIATLCEIYAELDKDAKSGKRNGALQRFVGVRGPELSFYNK